The Narcine bancroftii isolate sNarBan1 chromosome 8, sNarBan1.hap1, whole genome shotgun sequence region GTTAATAATGTGAggttcaaacacaaaaattaaacagACACTTTGTACAGCATTGAAAAGATTTTCTAAAATTTAAGAATGCCTCCTGGGATGGCTTATCATCGAATCCAGGTGGAATCAATATACTGGATCTTATTCAAATACACAGACAtgtaatgtattctttattaGAGAGAAAGACAAAAATAACATATGGCAAATATGGTCAACTGTGTAAGTGCTTTTGTGTGTTGCCAAACACTTCTGAATAATCCAGAAGAAAACAATTTTGGTATCTGCTAATCAGATTTGCACTTCAGAATGTTTTAATTGGAAATATGGATTAAAAGGGTACAGTTGAGCCAGGATAGAAATGTTTCCCATTTAAGCCTGGCTATATCAAAGCTGTCAAATTAAAATCTTTgacataaaatattcaaataagtctgaaatttttaaaatgtatcttCTGAAGTTTAATTTAAATGATACAATACAGTTTTACAGTCCggttgagatttaaaaaaaataaacacctAAAATATTGCTAGAATAAAGTAGTTTCCACTAATGGAAGAAAGAAATCAATTTGCAAATCATCAATTAAGCATTGATTGTGAATGAATGTCTATGTAAATAATCACTCGTCTTACTTTGGTACTGATGAAAAATGCACACAACTGCCAATCATTCCAATTGCAACATCTCCAGAGTATTTGAACAAATGCACAAGGCTTCCAAATTGGCACCCCAATTTCTGGGGATGATTTAATGGAGTAAGTATGGACATGTGATGATACAAAATCATGGTACAAATCAAGCAAAGTTAGCAAAACGACAATGTGTTGGGAAGCCACATCTGGAGCATGTCCATTGCGAAACGTAGTTgttacagcccaggacatcacagatactgaaaagactggctgagttcctccagcattttggtgggtTTACTTCAAAAGCCTCTGCAGCTTATTGAGTATTACTCAAGCAAAATTAGTCCCAGACAAAAACAACAGAAGAATAAAAACTAAGGCtgctggatatttttttttaagtgctggaatcaggtcaggcagcatctgaagaaAGAGAAACACATTGAACATTTTCAGACAAAGGGttttgaatgctgcctgacctggtaaAAATAGAGTcctgtttggcatttaaaattacaaaaataatccTGCATCACAGAAGTTACATTTCAGCAATACTCAGTTAAATTGAGGGAAGGGCACAGGAGATCATCTTAATTCTATTCAtaattttattcttttaaaattAGCATAGATCATTTAAGTAACAAATAACTCAATACTTGGTACTTCAAACAAAATTGAGCATTAGATTCCATTGGGAAAATATTGATACATCATACAATTCCTTTTTCACATACACATTTTCACACCTTCCTTTCAAAGAGTGACGAAGAGTGAATTTCTTGGTTACTTTATTACGTGTTCCAAGCAGACAACAATTTCTGGGTTATTAACCGAAGAACAACATCATGATGTACAAAGATCACTCTGATTTGAATGCAAAtaaaatgaacatttctgtattctGAACTTTTAggattttgaaaaaatttggtgAAAGATCTCAGTAGAACTTGTAGCAATAGGTTTCTAAACATCTAACAAAGTTGTTACATGCAAAGACAAAAGAAATAAGataatgtagcggcagctacattgCTCCTGGAATAACAcatacaaccagacgggttgagctcagtgagcagactagtttattgcaggctgctcggctgcacttatactcccagtccggacctggctgaaaaccatgctggagggcgctgacgtcacccgggcgtcacgtggtccccaagtgcgggtttctgagccccaagctggaaggaaaggaaacccccgacggcaccattttggccggctgccccgccgtgtggcttacaagcgggcccagttcgcctgccttgtggtgagccgcaaCACAGACACCTGCAGAACCAGCGTCAATGTTCTTTTTTGccgggtggcctcgcttcttgggctgggcaacgaccgTGGCCTctgtgggatcgaggtgcgctggcttcagcctgtccatggtaaacagctcatgcctgccgccCAAGTCAAGCGTGAACGTCGAGCTGGAACGGTGTataaccctgtatggcccctcgtacggtcgctgcagaggtgccgcagtcAGGTCCTGCCGAACGAAAACGAACTCCGTGGAAAGCAGTTCGCCAGGaatgcgagtcgggcgggtgccatgcctgggcggcggtgggggtttgaaggagtccaagcgtgcccggaggtgaggaagtagttcatgcggcgaccgctggggattgtgaggtgtgttgacgaactcaccaggtagtgccagcggcgcaccgtagacaagctcagctgatgacgcctgcagatcttctttgggaatggagcggatgcccaggagcacccaaggcagtttgtccgtcCAGTTGGGACCAGTGAGGTGGGTCATGAgcaccgacttaaggtggcagtgcagacgttcgaccagtccattggcctgcaggtggtaggcgtagtgtggtgtagctgtatccccaacctgttggcgagctgtgtccagagcacagatgtgaactgggtgccccgatcgctggtgaggtgagccgggacgctgaaccaggcgacccaaccatgcaacagggctcggtagcaggagttggtggaggcgtctggcatcaagATTGTCTCGagccagcgagtggtgtggtccaccaccgtaaacagataacggttgccccgggaaatgggtaagggcccgacgatgtccatgtgaatgtggctgaaccattcccggacatgCTCGAACTCTTGTATGGGcgtcctggtgtgcctgtgcaccttggacgtctggcaatgggtgtatgttctggcccagcccgcgatctgcttccgcagcccatgccatatgaaccgctctgccaccatctggaccttggacctgatggatgtgaatgtgacggaagacctgcctgcgccactgctggggaaccactggccgtggggtgcccaaggagatatcacacaggatggtgccttcgccgctcggagtcgggaggtctcggaaccgcaggctggTGATAGCAGTCTTGAAGGCTCTCATCTCCTCATCAGTTTCCTGGTCCCGCGTGAGCTGGTCAAAGTTGAGGCCaggcgtcagcgcgcagatggccggtcgcgagagtgcatcggcaaccacattgtccttccccgccttgtgccgaatgtcagtggtaaactccgacatgaaggagaggtgacgctgctggcaggtcgaccagggatcctttgccatcacgagcacctgggtgaggggtttgtggtctgtgaaaatggtaaaagttctcccctccaaaaaaatagcggaaacgccacactgccaggtacatgccgaGTAACCCACGGTCAAAcacactatacttgcgttccagcGGGtgaagcaggcggctgaagaatgcagtttccaatgtccattcacctgctgctccaggatggcaccgacgtctgtggcagaggcatcgacagagagtgggatatgcaggtcggtgtgcgggtgggcgtgcatggtggccttcaccagggcgtccttggtggcctctaatgcggtgcaggcttctgggttccaagcgagcgtcttgtgcttggctgcgatgagggtgaacagcggttgcatgatgcgcgcagctcccgggatgaagtgcaggtaaaagttgaccatactcgcgaccagccccttgaggctgtcagGGCGTGGGAATtccctgatagcggcgaccttcacAGCAgcaggcgtggctccttcggccgtgatggtatggcccaggaactgcaatggctctttcccgaactggcatttggccgggttAATGGTAAGTCCGAAGTTGGCCAGTCAGGAGAAAAGGCACGCGGGTGTGCCTTGTGTTgagcccggtccttgctggcgacaaggatgtcgtccaaatgaataaagacaaaatccaagtccttGACCACAgagtccataaggcgctggaaggtctgagcagcgttcttgagcccgaatggcatacGCAGGAATTGGAACAAACTAAAGGgagtgatgatggctgttttggtTATGTCGTCAGGGTGCATCGTGGTCTGTTGATATCCGCGCACtgggtcaaccttggagaagaccctcgcatCGTGCAatttggccgtaaagtcctggatgtgagggatgaggtaatggtcaggaacagtTGCCTTGTTGaaccgtcgatagtctccgcagggacgccagccaccagagtggaggggtgaggcccatggggtGTCAGACCGCCGAGTGcatcccagctccaacagatgtgaaaactcctccttcactacctgaagcttgtcaggcgggagccggcatgccttggggtgaaccggtgggccctgggtggggatgtagtGGAACACCCTGTGGCACGGTGAGGcactggagaactgtggcttgaggagtgtcgggaactcggccaggatctgctggaactcgtctctgggcgtgctgattgtGGCCACCTGCGATTGCTCCGAGCGGGTGTCgttgaggcgaacggcctggaaggtacgggcgtccaccaggcgcctacctcgtatgcccaccagaagcctgtgtgcgaggaggaagtctgcacccaggatggcagtcgggagggatgagacggtgaacctccacgtgaaATTCCATTGGGCAATCTGGAattggactgtcttgtctccatacgtccggtttgccgttgcattggctgcacggaggggaggtccacgaggtcggttcctggattcgatggccatggccgggatgatgctgatctgggctccagtgtcaacgaggaaccacaAGCtgctgagtcccacaggtagagaaggctgtttccttggccagccgctgcagccatcaACAGCTaccagcctggtcgtttccctggaacgagcagtgCTTATGAGACTTCTGGGCcttgctctactgcagcgctaggggcgggcttggcgtggtcgtgcccatgcctcgtgacctgctggaccactgagccttccgagaattGTGTGAGCCAtaactcttgggccttctgggtgaccttcctcgggtcagtgaagctctcctgaaccagcagcgggcggAGGTCCCTGGGCATATGTTCGATGAAGATGTGCTCAAaaaatgggcagttggtgtgctcacccatgagcacgagcatttcatccatcagttcaatcagggacctgtccctcagggcgtcgaggtgcagcacccgagcggcaccctggtgtctggatagtccgagggtcccggtaagcacttgcttgatggtttcgaatggtagaatttggtcgtgtcggacgaaatctggtggaggtgaaagtCGGCCTCTgcgtggccaaaccaggtctccggTTCCTGAACcaagaattcaggcagtttcacggctatagcactgatcccaggctcgctcatgatgggttcaaaaacattttaaccagtcagggtcaccaattgtagcggtggctactctgctcctgcaataacacacacaaccagacgggttgagctcagtgagcagactagtttattgcaggctgctgggctgcagttatactcccagcccggacctggctgataaccgcgctggagggcactgacgtcacccgggtgtcacatagtccccaagcgcgggtttctgagccccgagctggaaggaaggaaaacccccgatggcgttttggccggctgccccgctgcgtggcttacaagcgggcccagttcgcctgccttgtgctGAGGTGCTTCAATATATAATATAAAGATCACTCAAATGGTTTAGAATTTATGGATGCCATTAATTTGCTGCTATCAGGTATTATTTGGATTGGCAACGATCAGTAGAGCTAGAATAGTGCACACATTCATTTACCAGTGCTTCATCCCTTAGCCAGTTTGCAGAATTTAGTGAAAACCCTCTTCAAACAGTAACCCCAAGCCGTAACACACTCTGCTTGGCTCAGCATACACATTCACCATTCAGGAGTAAAATGTTTAGCTATGCAAACTACAACGGTAAGAGCAGTGCTCTGGATCACACAACAACAACAGTCTTCATGACTTGAAAACTTCAGAAAACACACAAACTAC contains the following coding sequences:
- the LOC138741650 gene encoding uncharacterized protein; translated protein: MAKDPWSTCQQRHLSFMSEFTTDIRHKAGKDNVVADALSRPAICALTPGLNFDQLTRDQETDEEMRAFKTAITSLRFRDLPTPSGEGTILCDISLGTPRPVVPQQWRRQVFRHIHIHQVQGPDGGRAVHMAWAAEADRGLGQNIHPLPDVQGAQAHQDAHTRVRACPGMVQPHSHGHRRALTHFPGQPLSVYGGGPHHSLARDNLDARRLHQLLLPSPVAWLGRLVQRPGSPHQRSGHPVHICALDTARQQVGDTATPHYAYHLQANGLVERLHCHLKSVLMTHLTGPNWTDKLPWVLLGIRSIPKEDLQASSAELVYGAPLALPGEFVNTPHNPQRSPHELLPHLRARLDSFKPPPPPRHGTRPTRIPGELLSTEFVFVRQDLTAAPLQRPYEGPYRVIHRSSSTFTLDLGGRHELFTMDRLKPAHLDPTEATVVAQPKKRGHPAKKNIDAGSAGVCVAAHHKAGELGPLVSHTAGQPAKMVPSGVSFPSSLGLRNPHLGTT